The following proteins are co-located in the Xiphophorus maculatus strain JP 163 A chromosome 24, X_maculatus-5.0-male, whole genome shotgun sequence genome:
- the LOC102234293 gene encoding grancalcin-like yields the protein MAYPGYGGYGGPMPGMPQQGMPGGPMGGPMPGQMGGHMGGPMGGPGPQPGYGSYGGAGYTGGYGAPTPAANDPMWGYFTAIAGQDGEVDAEELQRCLTQAGFTGSYNPFSLDTCRIMIAMLDRDFTGKMGFNEFKELFAALNGWKQNFMMFDQDRSGTVEPHEMSQAINAMGYRISPQGLNAIIKRYNKGGRIYFDDYVACCVKLRALTDNFRRRDTMQQGSVTFQYDDFILCTMAI from the exons ATGGCTTATCCAGGATACGGCGGG TATGGTGGCCCCATGCCAGGGATGCCACAGCAAGGGATGCCTGGAGGCCCCATGGGAGGCCCCATGCCCGGGCAGATGGGCGGACACATGGGCGGTCCGATGGGAGGCCCAGGACCCCAGCCAGGATACGGTTCATACGGAGGAGCCGGCTACACAGGTGGATACGGCGCCCCGACCCCAGCTGCCAACGATCCGATGTGGGGTTACTTCACCGCCATCGCGGGGCAG GATGGAGAGGTGGACGCAGAAGAGCTCCAGAGGTGTTTGACTCAGGCTGGATTCACTGGCAGCTACAACC CATTTAGCCTGGACACCTGCAGGATCATGATTGCGATGCTTGAT CGGGACTTCACGGGCAAGATGGGCTTCAACGAGTTCAAGGAGCTGTTCGCGGCTCTGAACGGCTGGAAGCAGAACTTCATGATGTTCGACCAGGACCGCAGTGGAACCGTAGAACCTCATGAGATGTCCCAGGCCATCAACGCCATGG GTTACCGCATCAGTCCTCAGGGCCTGAATGCAATCATAAAGCGTTACAACAAAGGAGGCAGAATCTACTTTGACGACTACGTGGCCTGCTGCGTTAAACTGCGAGCTCTAACAG ACAACTTCAGACGGAGAGACACCATGCAGCAGGGGTCAGTCACTTTCCAGTACGATGAT TTCATTCTGTGCACAATGGccatctaa